A stretch of the Thermodesulfovibrionales bacterium genome encodes the following:
- a CDS encoding MTH1187 family thiamine-binding protein, producing MLVEFSIVPVGAGSSIGDYLAEVLDIVDRSGMPYKVNPMGTVVEGEWSEVFGLIKKCHEAVMSKADRAIITITIDDRKGKPNRIEEKVASIERRLSRSLKK from the coding sequence CCAGTAGGTGCGGGAAGCAGTATAGGTGATTATCTTGCAGAGGTCCTTGATATTGTTGACAGAAGCGGTATGCCTTATAAGGTTAATCCTATGGGAACAGTGGTCGAGGGAGAATGGTCTGAGGTATTTGGTCTTATAAAAAAGTGTCATGAGGCTGTAATGAGTAAAGCAGACCGAGCCATAATTACAATAACTATTGATGATAGAAAGGGTAAACCAAACAGGATTGAAGAGAAGGTTGCCTCCATTGAGAGGAGACTCAGCAGGAGCTTGAAAAAGTAG